The proteins below are encoded in one region of Shewanella algae:
- a CDS encoding DUF1289 domain-containing protein has protein sequence MQSPCVARCGLNEDDFCMGCLRHIDEIVNWSRCPDEEKRAIIAKLPERKRAFSGMENSGIISRAKYLEAEARLGRSDKSKASKKE, from the coding sequence ATCCAATCTCCCTGCGTGGCGCGCTGCGGCCTCAATGAAGACGACTTTTGTATGGGCTGCCTGCGCCATATAGATGAAATCGTCAATTGGAGCCGTTGCCCGGATGAAGAGAAACGCGCCATTATTGCCAAACTCCCGGAGCGAAAACGCGCCTTTTCGGGCATGGAAAACAGCGGCATTATCAGCAGAGCCAAATACCTCGAGGCAGAGGCCAGGCTTGGGCGCAGCGACAAGAGCAAAGCAAGTAAAAAAGAGTGA
- a CDS encoding class I SAM-dependent methyltransferase, which produces MCDCQQNSPRQAEPVAGRVETRLTAVDCSLPEVKAELRQLSQLLLSSRALWSVRSFEHHKLPWQQRFAKLAAALWAIDDDALETVDASQSLLLATLWPALAADLSEQELALWDKRHFAWHLFDYPAPEQDNGQPKLCASTEARLSASIKGRKWQQISRFANTIATHNNPFPLLEWCAGKGHLGRLLSALSGKAVLSLEWQASLCEAGELAAKKRNLPQQFVCADAFAAEPCYLKPKQHAIALHACGELHLTLLRRAVASGTAVVSVSPCCYHLLPSGDITPLSQSAQEQALRLDKAALQLPLNHSVIANQKARADRIKEVSWRLGFDSLQREVRAQDTYLPLPAVRQSQLSGSFKDFCLWAAAQKGVLLPEAVDFAAYQRLGEQRRRLTARIDLAAHLFRPVIERYLLLDRVCFLLEAGYRVQLGAFCEQATTPRNALIHAWLPGSR; this is translated from the coding sequence ATGTGTGACTGCCAACAGAATTCCCCCCGGCAAGCCGAGCCAGTGGCCGGCAGGGTTGAAACCCGGCTGACGGCAGTTGATTGCAGCTTGCCCGAGGTGAAAGCAGAGCTTCGACAGCTCAGTCAGTTGTTGCTCTCAAGCCGCGCGCTTTGGAGTGTCAGGAGTTTCGAGCACCACAAGCTTCCCTGGCAGCAGCGCTTTGCCAAGCTGGCCGCAGCGCTCTGGGCTATTGATGACGATGCGCTCGAGACTGTGGATGCCAGTCAGTCATTGTTGTTGGCAACCCTCTGGCCGGCCTTGGCTGCAGATTTGAGCGAGCAGGAATTGGCCCTGTGGGACAAGAGACACTTTGCCTGGCACCTCTTTGATTATCCCGCACCTGAGCAGGATAATGGCCAACCTAAGCTTTGTGCGTCAACTGAGGCCCGGCTCAGTGCCAGTATAAAGGGCCGAAAATGGCAGCAGATAAGCCGCTTTGCCAATACCATCGCCACCCATAACAACCCCTTTCCTTTATTGGAGTGGTGCGCCGGAAAAGGGCATCTCGGGCGCCTGCTCAGTGCCTTGAGCGGCAAGGCGGTATTGAGCCTGGAGTGGCAAGCATCTTTGTGCGAAGCCGGCGAGCTAGCGGCAAAAAAACGTAACTTGCCGCAGCAATTTGTCTGTGCCGATGCCTTTGCCGCCGAGCCTTGTTATCTCAAGCCCAAGCAGCATGCCATTGCGCTGCATGCCTGCGGCGAGCTGCACCTGACGCTGCTGCGCCGCGCGGTTGCAAGTGGCACCGCTGTGGTCTCGGTTTCCCCTTGTTGTTATCACCTCTTGCCCTCCGGCGATATCACTCCCTTGAGTCAAAGTGCCCAAGAGCAGGCGCTGCGATTGGATAAGGCGGCGCTGCAACTGCCGCTTAATCACAGTGTTATTGCCAATCAAAAGGCGCGCGCCGACAGGATCAAAGAGGTCAGTTGGCGGCTCGGATTCGATAGTCTGCAGCGTGAAGTGCGTGCTCAGGACACTTATCTGCCACTGCCTGCGGTACGGCAGAGTCAGCTGTCCGGCAGCTTCAAGGACTTCTGTCTTTGGGCCGCGGCGCAAAAGGGAGTGCTATTGCCTGAGGCGGTGGATTTTGCCGCCTATCAGCGCTTGGGGGAGCAAAGGCGCAGATTAACCGCCCGTATTGACTTGGCGGCACATCTGTTTCGGCCGGTTATTGAACGGTATCTGCTGCTCGATAGGGTCTGTTTCCTGTTGGAGGCCGGTTACCGGGTGCAGCTAGGCGCCTTTTGTGAGCAGGCCACCACGCCGCGCAATGCCTTAATCCATGCCTGGTTGCCTGGTAGCCGATAA
- a CDS encoding 3-oxoacyl-ACP synthase III, whose protein sequence is MNYSRVYINSLAYELAPEMVSSRELESRLAPLYQKFRIPIGQLAALTGIEERRWWPKGFKVSQGAVCAAQKALAETGLDPKQLGALVYTGVCRDQHEPATACAVASAIGIGRDCAVFDISNACLGVLSGILDVANRIELGQIRAGMVVSCESSREIVEASIEQMLADPSMANFAASLATLTGGSGAVAVILTDGSLPLTTSRKHQLLGASQLAAPEHHQMCQWGFVEVGNRLYREVMRTDAVALLKEGVELARQTWEQFLQQRQWLAGQVDKVICHQVGAANRKQVLGALGIAEHKEYPTFARLGNMGTVSLPVSAALAHGEGFLQAGDRVSFLGIGSGLNCMMLGLRW, encoded by the coding sequence ATGAATTATTCCCGTGTGTATATCAATAGTCTGGCTTATGAGTTGGCGCCGGAAATGGTGTCCAGCCGCGAGTTGGAATCCCGGCTTGCGCCGCTTTATCAAAAGTTTCGTATCCCCATTGGGCAACTCGCTGCCCTGACGGGCATTGAGGAGCGTCGTTGGTGGCCCAAGGGCTTCAAGGTTTCCCAAGGTGCAGTGTGCGCCGCCCAAAAGGCGCTGGCCGAGACAGGGCTGGATCCCAAACAACTGGGCGCCTTGGTTTACACCGGCGTGTGCCGTGATCAGCATGAGCCGGCCACGGCCTGTGCTGTGGCTTCTGCCATAGGTATCGGGCGCGACTGCGCCGTTTTTGATATCAGCAACGCCTGCCTGGGAGTCCTGTCCGGTATTCTGGATGTGGCCAACCGTATAGAACTGGGGCAGATCCGCGCCGGTATGGTGGTGTCCTGTGAATCATCCCGGGAGATAGTCGAGGCGTCCATAGAGCAGATGCTGGCCGATCCCAGCATGGCAAACTTTGCGGCTTCTCTGGCCACCTTGACCGGCGGCTCAGGTGCCGTGGCCGTTATCCTCACGGATGGCAGCTTGCCGCTTACCACCTCCCGCAAGCATCAGTTGCTCGGTGCCAGTCAGTTGGCGGCGCCGGAGCATCATCAGATGTGTCAGTGGGGTTTTGTCGAGGTCGGTAACCGCCTCTACCGCGAAGTGATGCGCACAGATGCCGTTGCCCTTTTGAAGGAGGGGGTGGAGCTGGCGCGCCAGACCTGGGAGCAGTTTTTGCAGCAGCGCCAGTGGCTTGCCGGACAGGTGGATAAGGTTATCTGTCATCAGGTGGGGGCTGCCAACCGAAAACAAGTACTGGGCGCCCTGGGCATTGCCGAGCACAAAGAGTATCCCACCTTTGCCCGCCTTGGCAATATGGGCACTGTCTCTTTGCCTGTGTCGGCGGCGCTGGCCCACGGTGAAGGCTTTTTGCAGGCAGGCGACCGGGTGAGCTTTCTTGGCATAGGCTCGGGACTCAACTGCATGATGCTGGGGCTGCGCTGGTAA
- a CDS encoding alpha/beta fold hydrolase, with protein sequence MATLDTLFPFKRHFITLGGHKLHYVHEKPAGINGQRPDAVVMVHGNPSWSFYYRNLVQALSDQYECVVPDHIGCGLSDKPGDDAYDYTLAQRIDDLEALLDSLDIRSNITLVLHDWGGMIGMGYAARYPERIKRLVLLNTAAFGLPKSKPLPLALKICRDTALGTLLVRGFNAFSSAASYVGVKRAPMAADVRRAYVAPFNSWQNRISTLRFVQDIPLKPGDRNWELVQSIDASLQQFTRVPTIILWGLKDFVFDRHFLEGWQQRLPKAELHAFADCGHYILEDASDEVIAHIRRFIDETAVAKSADEQTSNPKEKASAETTSAGSAD encoded by the coding sequence ATGGCCACCCTAGATACACTCTTCCCGTTCAAGCGTCATTTCATCACGCTCGGCGGCCACAAACTGCATTATGTGCATGAAAAACCTGCCGGGATTAACGGCCAACGCCCCGATGCCGTGGTGATGGTGCACGGTAACCCCAGCTGGTCTTTTTACTACCGTAACCTAGTGCAGGCGTTAAGCGACCAATATGAATGTGTGGTGCCGGATCATATCGGCTGCGGCTTGTCCGACAAACCGGGCGATGATGCCTATGACTATACGCTGGCGCAGCGTATCGACGATCTGGAAGCACTGCTGGACAGTCTGGATATTCGCAGCAATATCACACTGGTGCTGCATGACTGGGGCGGCATGATAGGCATGGGCTATGCCGCCCGCTATCCTGAGAGGATTAAACGCCTGGTGCTGCTCAATACCGCCGCCTTCGGTTTGCCAAAGAGCAAGCCCTTGCCGCTGGCGCTGAAAATCTGCCGCGATACCGCGCTTGGCACCCTGCTGGTGCGGGGCTTCAATGCCTTCTCGTCCGCCGCTTCCTATGTGGGAGTCAAACGTGCGCCCATGGCTGCGGATGTGCGCCGCGCTTATGTGGCACCATTCAACTCCTGGCAAAATCGAATCTCGACTTTGAGGTTTGTACAGGATATTCCGCTCAAGCCCGGCGACAGAAACTGGGAGTTGGTGCAGTCGATTGATGCCAGTTTGCAGCAGTTTACCCGGGTGCCGACCATTATTCTTTGGGGTCTCAAGGACTTTGTCTTTGACCGGCACTTCCTTGAAGGTTGGCAGCAGCGCCTGCCCAAAGCCGAGCTGCACGCCTTTGCCGACTGCGGCCATTATATTCTTGAAGACGCCAGTGATGAGGTGATAGCCCATATTCGCCGCTTTATTGATGAAACGGCAGTGGCTAAAAGCGCCGACGAACAAACATCTAACCCTAAAGAAAAGGCATCGGCGGAAACAACCTCAGCCGGGAGCGCTGACTGA
- the oleC gene encoding olefin beta-lactone synthetase, with translation MFPPAEDSQVAANEPAPEANSAKGHNLCRHLKQAAINQSEDLAVAVQRRCGGKFSYQELDFKTLDSDSDRLASALLDYGFKPGMKAVLMVTPGIEFFVLTFALFKAGIIPVMVDPGMGIAKLKQCLAEAEPDAFIGIPKAHVARLLFGWGKPSIRLLLTAGEGFLGRNPPWGGSSVSRLLARAPESVTFPMAQLGAQQMAAILFTSGSTGTPKGVVYSHGMFEAQITALRNDYGIRPGERDLSTFPLFALFGPALGMASIVPEMDASKPITARPENLFAAIEHYACSNMFVNPALLDRLGRGGNGRRLHSLKRVISAGAPADPKAIARFSAMLAEDVEVLNSYGATESLPVSMIGSKALGATAAMTDKGGGICVGKPVSGIRVSIIGISEETIDSWSPTLELATGEIGEIVVDGAVVNQSYYRREGANKQAKIAYEGRQLHRMGDLGYLDADGNLWMCGRKAHRVDVIQDGELQKRYLSIPCERIFNTHPQVKRSALVGVELMQNKPGGGGTVQESAFLESTSPDSTVPEKVPLICIELEQSLSPAEQQQLFTELQALADKQSVTRGIRHFMLHPGFPMDVRHNAKIFREQLAVWAQKQLDGNR, from the coding sequence ATGTTCCCACCCGCCGAAGACTCGCAAGTGGCCGCAAATGAACCGGCCCCAGAGGCAAACTCCGCCAAGGGGCACAACTTGTGTCGCCACCTGAAGCAGGCGGCCATTAACCAGAGCGAGGACCTGGCGGTTGCCGTGCAGCGTCGCTGCGGTGGTAAGTTCAGTTATCAGGAGCTTGATTTCAAGACCCTGGACAGCGACAGCGACCGGCTTGCTAGCGCCTTGCTCGACTATGGCTTCAAGCCCGGGATGAAAGCCGTGCTTATGGTGACTCCGGGGATAGAGTTTTTTGTGCTTACCTTTGCCCTGTTCAAGGCGGGGATCATCCCTGTGATGGTAGATCCCGGCATGGGGATCGCCAAGCTCAAGCAGTGTCTGGCCGAAGCCGAGCCCGATGCCTTTATTGGGATCCCCAAGGCTCATGTGGCCAGATTGCTGTTCGGTTGGGGCAAACCCAGTATCCGCTTGTTGCTGACGGCAGGTGAAGGCTTTCTTGGCCGTAACCCTCCTTGGGGAGGCAGCAGTGTCAGCCGTTTGTTGGCCAGGGCACCAGAGTCAGTCACATTTCCCATGGCGCAGCTCGGCGCGCAGCAGATGGCGGCCATCTTGTTTACCAGTGGCAGCACCGGCACCCCAAAAGGCGTGGTCTACAGCCACGGCATGTTTGAGGCGCAGATAACTGCGCTGCGAAATGACTATGGCATTCGTCCCGGCGAGCGGGATCTGTCGACCTTCCCGCTATTTGCTCTCTTTGGACCGGCGCTGGGGATGGCATCGATAGTGCCTGAAATGGATGCCAGCAAACCGATAACCGCCAGACCGGAAAACCTGTTTGCCGCCATAGAGCACTATGCCTGCAGCAATATGTTTGTGAATCCCGCCTTGCTCGACCGTTTGGGACGCGGCGGAAACGGGCGCCGGCTGCACAGCCTGAAGCGGGTGATATCCGCCGGCGCACCGGCCGACCCCAAGGCGATAGCGCGTTTCTCCGCCATGTTGGCCGAGGATGTCGAAGTGCTCAACTCCTATGGCGCCACCGAATCCCTGCCTGTTTCCATGATTGGCAGCAAGGCGCTTGGCGCTACCGCCGCCATGACCGACAAGGGCGGCGGCATCTGTGTCGGTAAGCCGGTATCCGGAATAAGGGTCAGTATCATAGGGATCAGTGAAGAGACCATCGACAGCTGGTCGCCGACTCTCGAGTTGGCGACGGGGGAGATAGGCGAAATCGTCGTTGACGGCGCTGTGGTCAACCAGAGCTACTATCGCCGCGAAGGCGCCAACAAGCAGGCCAAGATTGCCTATGAAGGCAGGCAACTGCACCGGATGGGCGATCTCGGTTATCTTGATGCCGATGGCAACTTGTGGATGTGTGGCCGCAAGGCCCACAGAGTGGATGTCATTCAGGACGGTGAGCTGCAAAAGCGCTATCTGTCTATTCCCTGTGAGCGGATTTTCAATACCCATCCTCAGGTTAAACGTTCGGCACTGGTTGGCGTTGAACTGATGCAGAATAAGCCTGGCGGCGGGGGGACAGTCCAAGAGAGCGCTTTTCTTGAGAGCACTTCCCCTGATAGCACTGTGCCCGAAAAAGTACCGCTTATCTGCATCGAGCTTGAGCAATCCCTGTCGCCAGCCGAACAGCAACAGCTGTTTACCGAGTTGCAGGCACTTGCCGACAAGCAGTCAGTGACCCGAGGCATCAGGCATTTTATGTTGCATCCTGGTTTTCCCATGGATGTGCGCCACAATGCCAAGATATTCCGCGAGCAACTTGCCGTTTGGGCGCAAAAACAGTTGGATGGAAACCGCTGA
- the oleD gene encoding 2-alkyl-3-oxoalkanoate reductase, with translation MSQETGHDELHPELLALARELATRVKRVLVTGAGGFLGEAICRPLLAAGIQVVGVARGHYPALEAMGATMVRADICDKQALKQALDGCELIFHVASKAGVWGSRASYFRPNVLGTENIIACARELGIGYLVYTSTPSVTFDGKDEAGIDESVPYARRYLNHYGASKSEAEELVLASAKEGLKTVAIRPHLIWGPGDPHLVPRVLERGRKGRLKLVGHDDKLVDTIYIDNAAFAHLSAARSLLAEPCRCNGKAYFVSNDQPLTMAAMLDSILACDNLPAVEKRVPATLAYAIGAMLEGIYRLLAIKQEPLMTRFVAKQLSCCHYYDISAAKRDLDYRVIVSMEQGMNKLRRSLGH, from the coding sequence TTGTCACAAGAAACCGGGCATGATGAACTTCATCCCGAGCTGTTGGCGCTGGCCCGGGAACTTGCGACCCGAGTCAAGCGGGTATTGGTGACAGGCGCCGGAGGCTTTTTGGGAGAGGCCATATGTCGGCCGCTGCTGGCTGCCGGTATTCAGGTAGTGGGGGTGGCCAGGGGCCATTATCCGGCGCTCGAGGCCATGGGCGCTACCATGGTGCGCGCCGATATTTGCGACAAGCAGGCACTGAAACAAGCCCTCGATGGCTGTGAGCTTATCTTTCACGTTGCCTCCAAGGCCGGAGTCTGGGGCAGCAGAGCGAGCTATTTTCGCCCCAATGTGTTGGGGACCGAAAACATCATCGCCTGCGCCCGAGAATTGGGGATTGGTTATCTGGTCTATACCAGTACGCCGAGCGTCACTTTCGATGGCAAGGATGAGGCCGGTATCGATGAATCCGTTCCCTACGCCAGGCGTTATCTCAACCATTACGGCGCCTCCAAGTCGGAAGCGGAAGAGTTGGTGCTGGCCAGTGCCAAAGAGGGCTTGAAGACAGTGGCCATTCGGCCGCACCTGATTTGGGGGCCTGGCGATCCTCATCTGGTGCCCCGCGTGCTGGAGCGAGGCCGCAAGGGCCGGCTCAAGTTGGTGGGGCATGACGATAAGTTGGTGGACACCATTTATATCGACAATGCCGCCTTTGCCCACCTGAGCGCGGCCAGGAGCCTGCTGGCCGAACCTTGTCGCTGCAATGGCAAGGCCTATTTTGTCAGTAACGATCAGCCCCTTACTATGGCGGCCATGCTCGACAGCATTCTTGCCTGTGACAACTTACCCGCGGTGGAAAAGCGGGTACCGGCCACTCTGGCCTACGCCATTGGTGCCATGCTCGAAGGAATATACCGACTGCTGGCTATCAAGCAGGAGCCGCTGATGACCCGCTTTGTCGCCAAACAGCTTTCCTGCTGTCACTACTACGACATCTCAGCCGCCAAGCGCGACTTGGATTACAGGGTCATCGTCAGTATGGAGCAGGGGATGAATAAGCTAAGGCGCTCTCTTGGCCACTAG
- a CDS encoding rod shape-determining protein — translation MLSLFSGTKPALIYIEFNAKRIRLTLADSRHSLGQVSLETIPEVAVQQDNKGSFKLLAVGDEARRLAATKGVKCLNPFEHVRTPLADFYLAEILLKQLVKRVLPRKLFAKAPLLIIQPSDEYAGGLTMIEERALQELAFAAGAKDSLVYQGPRLTGQQDFNGLKLQQVKAF, via the coding sequence ATGTTGTCGCTGTTTTCCGGCACAAAGCCGGCGCTTATTTATATCGAGTTCAACGCCAAACGTATCAGGCTCACCCTTGCCGACAGTCGCCATAGTCTGGGGCAAGTCAGTCTTGAGACCATTCCTGAGGTGGCAGTGCAGCAGGATAACAAGGGCAGTTTCAAGCTGTTGGCAGTGGGCGATGAAGCGCGGCGACTGGCCGCGACCAAGGGAGTGAAATGCCTCAATCCCTTCGAACATGTCCGTACCCCGTTGGCGGACTTTTACCTGGCCGAAATCCTGCTCAAACAGCTGGTTAAGCGGGTACTACCGCGAAAACTTTTTGCCAAGGCGCCTTTGCTTATCATCCAGCCAAGCGACGAATATGCCGGTGGCCTGACCATGATAGAAGAGCGCGCCTTGCAGGAACTTGCCTTTGCTGCCGGAGCAAAAGATAGCCTGGTTTACCAGGGGCCGAGACTCACAGGGCAGCAGGATTTCAATGGGTTGAAACTGCAGCAAGTGAAGGCCTTTTAG
- a CDS encoding ABC transporter ATP-binding protein: MLSIEALSKTYDNGVKALDNVNLQVDKGMFGLLGPNGAGKSSLMRTIAALQSADSGSISFDGIDILKQPQKLRQTLGYLPQDFNVYPRISAWDLLDHLAILKGINNKGERREMVDGLLAHTNLYQHKNKAVSGFSGGMRQRFGIAQALLGDPKLLIVDEPTAGLDPEERNRFHNLLVSLGEEKVIILSTHIVEDVSELCANMAVLAGGQILLQGNPMELVASLEQKIWTRTVSQAEATELEQQLNVIAKRLFAGRTVLHVWADSAPEGFTQATPGLEDLYFSTLHRHRNSKPVQAA, from the coding sequence ATGCTCAGTATCGAAGCCCTAAGCAAGACCTATGACAACGGTGTTAAGGCACTGGATAATGTAAATCTACAGGTAGACAAAGGGATGTTTGGTCTGCTCGGCCCCAACGGTGCAGGCAAATCCTCTTTGATGCGCACCATAGCCGCATTGCAAAGTGCCGATAGCGGCAGCATTAGTTTCGACGGCATAGACATTCTCAAACAGCCGCAAAAATTGCGTCAGACCCTGGGGTATCTGCCGCAGGATTTTAACGTTTACCCCAGGATCAGCGCCTGGGACTTGCTCGATCACCTGGCTATTCTCAAAGGGATCAACAACAAGGGTGAGCGGCGTGAGATGGTGGATGGCTTACTGGCACACACCAACCTTTATCAACACAAGAACAAGGCGGTCAGCGGTTTTTCCGGCGGTATGCGTCAACGTTTCGGGATTGCGCAGGCGCTGCTTGGCGACCCTAAGCTGTTGATTGTCGACGAACCCACCGCCGGCTTGGATCCTGAGGAGCGCAACCGTTTCCACAACTTGTTGGTGAGCCTGGGGGAAGAGAAGGTGATTATCCTCTCGACCCATATAGTGGAAGATGTCTCGGAGCTTTGCGCCAATATGGCGGTGCTCGCCGGTGGTCAGATCCTGCTGCAGGGCAATCCCATGGAGTTGGTGGCCTCTTTGGAGCAAAAAATTTGGACTCGCACCGTCAGCCAGGCCGAAGCCACTGAGCTTGAACAACAGCTCAATGTGATTGCCAAACGCCTGTTTGCCGGGCGCACTGTGCTGCATGTCTGGGCCGATTCGGCGCCGGAAGGTTTTACTCAGGCAACGCCGGGGTTGGAAGATCTTTATTTCAGCACCCTGCATCGCCACCGCAACAGCAAGCCGGTTCAGGCTGCCTGA